The following are encoded together in the Arcticibacterium luteifluviistationis genome:
- a CDS encoding SDR family oxidoreductase, which yields MRLSKNKVLITGGSKGIGLAMTKKFLALDNEVIIVARNLVDLELVKKENPSLIIYQADLTQNEAVEALVTFVKREHPDLNILVNNAGIQYNYSFLEERELSNRVEEELRINLLTPIRVITALLPVLESKENAVIVNVSSVLGIVPKANAAVYCASKAGLHIFSKSLRYQLNNTKLFELIPPLVDTQMTAGRGKGKISPESLVNTFFKSFEKDKYEISVGKVKLLRLINRISPSIADRIMKGGA from the coding sequence ATGAGGCTTAGTAAAAACAAGGTTTTGATAACAGGCGGAAGTAAGGGAATTGGTCTGGCTATGACTAAAAAATTCTTGGCCTTAGATAATGAAGTGATAATAGTAGCTAGGAATTTAGTTGACCTAGAACTTGTGAAAAAAGAGAATCCTAGTCTTATAATCTATCAGGCTGATTTAACTCAGAATGAAGCTGTGGAAGCTTTGGTTACTTTTGTCAAGAGAGAGCATCCAGACCTAAATATTTTAGTCAATAATGCTGGGATACAGTATAATTATAGCTTTTTAGAAGAAAGGGAGCTTTCAAATAGGGTTGAAGAAGAGCTTCGCATCAATCTTTTGACGCCTATCCGTGTAATTACAGCATTGTTGCCCGTTTTGGAGTCGAAAGAAAACGCTGTCATAGTAAATGTGAGCTCGGTATTGGGAATAGTGCCAAAGGCAAATGCTGCTGTTTACTGTGCTTCAAAAGCAGGCCTACATATTTTCAGCAAATCGCTTCGCTATCAATTAAATAATACGAAACTTTTTGAGCTTATTCCACCGCTGGTAGATACACAAATGACAGCAGGGAGAGGGAAGGGGAAGATTTCACCAGAGTCTTTAGTAAACACTTTCTTCAAGAGTTTTGAAAAGGATAAATACGAGATTAGCGTGGGCAAAGTGAAACTGCTCAGGCTAATCAATAGGATAAGTCCGAGTATAGCAGATAGAATAATGAAAGGTGGAGCCTAG
- a CDS encoding outer membrane beta-barrel family protein yields the protein MKNTTLLCIALCFACTFSKAQSSRINISGTLVDSSSTVLSFASVLLLMPEDSALVTYTLSDDDGAFSFKNLPARDYLVKATYISYLPHQILVKPGEDKDIDLGQILLKPISKELYEVVVKTARAPISIKGDTIEYDASKFKVPPGSSVEDLLRKLPGMEVDQDGNLRAQGESVQKVTVDGKRFFGGDTKMATKNLQADIIKKVQVFDDKSEQSKLTGIDDGNTEKTVNLELKEEAKKGGFGKVTAGLGTDSRAMASGNYNKFDSKNQFSLLGFGNNVNQSGMSYEDYEEFKGSNSYNWGNSGDFGFTRTTGYSNFFNTNDDSFSIPVGGNGDGFSKNAAGGINYNYNHKKDEVSANYFYNQTRQEVDAFQNRQNFITNSLSNQTTDQSNQNNFNGTHRVSLRAQKELDTLNTITFIGNGRIGNREVNYQSLQEIFKSDGFKANKSDIENSSERFSYALSSTLLFRHKFKKKGRNFSWSGGYDYSNNDSEDLQKSINEFYSSTDANDVIKSINQINATQNKADQLKSSVLWIEPFAKKFAWETFYNFNRSGSEVDRNVTDKFPDKPNETNLNLTRLYDNEILYNRVGTSVRYSHKGINFTTGLARVFYNIDGKLIGPPNIGDGIVDKDYQAWTPYSALSLRLRNNKSFRFNYTMGLNAPSSNDLQPIVDNSNPLYIREGNPDLLPEVTHQVSGNFNMYNPVNFVNLYLRAEYNYNVNQIIYNQNIDPETFITSTKPVNVTGGSSTNTYMYFGFPLKKTKATMGLNANVRFSTYLANINDVLNETKSDNYGIGANLNLTPIDWFTFYGYANWSIGNTSYSINNQQDLKIVSNYYNGEMNIKLPKDFFWSSNLNYRIYSNERLGFDQKVPIFNMSVYKLLGEKKKAEIRLSAYDIFKKNLGISQYASQNFISTREVQTLSRYFMLSFTYNMRGVSDKITRR from the coding sequence ATGAAAAACACAACTTTGCTATGCATAGCTTTATGCTTTGCTTGTACATTCTCTAAAGCTCAATCTAGTCGTATAAACATTAGCGGCACCCTTGTTGACAGTTCCTCCACAGTCCTGAGCTTTGCCTCCGTCCTTCTCCTAATGCCCGAAGATTCGGCTTTAGTCACCTACACGCTCTCTGACGACGACGGAGCATTTTCTTTTAAAAATCTACCTGCAAGAGACTATTTGGTAAAGGCTACTTACATAAGTTACCTACCACATCAAATACTGGTAAAACCAGGCGAAGATAAGGACATTGACCTTGGTCAGATATTACTAAAACCCATATCAAAGGAGCTCTATGAAGTGGTGGTAAAAACCGCCAGAGCTCCCATCAGCATAAAAGGAGACACCATAGAATATGACGCCAGTAAATTCAAAGTGCCGCCAGGATCATCTGTAGAAGACCTTTTAAGAAAGCTCCCTGGCATGGAAGTAGACCAAGATGGTAACCTAAGAGCTCAGGGAGAAAGCGTACAAAAAGTAACAGTAGACGGAAAAAGGTTTTTTGGTGGAGACACCAAGATGGCTACCAAAAACCTGCAAGCCGATATTATTAAGAAGGTACAAGTTTTTGATGATAAATCAGAGCAGTCAAAACTTACCGGAATAGACGATGGAAACACAGAAAAAACCGTCAATCTAGAACTTAAAGAAGAAGCTAAAAAAGGTGGTTTTGGAAAAGTCACAGCTGGTCTAGGAACAGACTCTAGAGCCATGGCAAGTGGTAACTATAATAAGTTTGATTCTAAAAACCAATTCTCGCTTTTAGGCTTTGGAAATAACGTAAACCAATCTGGAATGTCTTATGAAGACTATGAAGAATTCAAAGGTTCCAACTCTTATAACTGGGGAAACAGTGGTGATTTTGGATTTACAAGAACCACAGGGTACTCGAACTTTTTTAACACCAACGACGACAGTTTTTCTATTCCCGTAGGAGGCAACGGAGATGGCTTTTCTAAAAATGCAGCAGGTGGCATAAACTATAACTACAATCATAAAAAGGATGAGGTAAGTGCCAACTATTTTTATAATCAAACGAGACAAGAAGTTGATGCCTTTCAAAACAGGCAGAACTTCATCACAAACAGCCTATCAAATCAAACTACCGACCAAAGCAACCAAAACAATTTCAATGGTACGCACCGCGTAAGCCTTAGGGCTCAGAAGGAGTTAGACACACTAAACACCATTACTTTTATAGGGAATGGTAGAATTGGAAACAGAGAGGTAAACTATCAAAGTTTACAAGAAATATTCAAATCAGATGGCTTTAAAGCCAACAAGTCTGATATTGAAAATTCATCCGAAAGGTTTTCTTATGCTCTATCTTCTACGCTACTTTTTAGGCACAAGTTTAAGAAAAAAGGCAGAAACTTTTCTTGGAGCGGTGGTTATGACTATAGCAATAATGACTCGGAAGATTTACAAAAATCTATCAATGAATTTTATTCTTCTACAGACGCCAATGATGTCATAAAGAGCATCAATCAAATTAATGCCACGCAAAACAAAGCTGACCAACTAAAATCCAGCGTCCTCTGGATTGAACCTTTTGCCAAGAAATTTGCATGGGAGACCTTTTATAACTTTAACCGCAGCGGCTCCGAAGTAGACAGAAACGTAACAGACAAATTCCCTGATAAACCAAATGAAACAAATCTTAATTTAACCCGCCTTTATGATAATGAAATATTGTATAACCGTGTAGGAACCAGTGTCAGGTATAGTCATAAAGGAATAAACTTCACAACGGGTCTTGCAAGAGTATTTTATAACATCGATGGAAAACTGATAGGGCCACCCAATATTGGAGACGGCATAGTAGACAAAGACTATCAAGCATGGACACCCTACTCTGCACTATCTCTTAGGCTCCGGAATAATAAGTCATTCCGTTTTAATTATACTATGGGGCTAAATGCTCCATCTTCTAACGACCTACAGCCTATTGTAGACAACAGTAATCCTCTTTATATAAGAGAAGGAAACCCAGACTTACTCCCTGAAGTAACACACCAAGTGAGTGGAAATTTTAATATGTACAACCCAGTGAATTTTGTCAATCTTTACTTGCGTGCTGAGTATAATTACAACGTCAATCAAATAATTTATAATCAAAATATTGACCCTGAAACTTTTATAACCAGCACTAAGCCGGTAAATGTAACGGGTGGTTCCTCCACTAATACCTACATGTATTTTGGTTTCCCATTAAAGAAGACGAAGGCTACCATGGGATTAAATGCAAATGTGAGATTCAGTACATATTTAGCGAATATTAATGATGTCTTAAACGAGACTAAATCTGACAATTATGGGATAGGTGCTAATTTAAATCTTACGCCTATAGATTGGTTCACATTTTATGGCTACGCAAACTGGAGTATAGGGAATACTTCTTACTCCATAAATAATCAACAGGATTTAAAAATAGTTAGCAACTATTATAATGGTGAAATGAATATAAAACTCCCTAAAGATTTCTTTTGGAGCTCCAATCTGAATTACAGAATTTACTCAAATGAAAGGCTTGGTTTTGACCAAAAGGTACCTATTTTTAATATGTCAGTTTACAAACTTTTAGGCGAAAAGAAAAAGGCTGAAATAAGGCTGTCTGCCTATGACATTTTCAAAAAGAACTTAGGCATTAGTCAATATGCCAGCCAAAACTTCATATCGACCAGAGAAGTACAAACTCTCTCTAGATACTTTATGCTAAGTTTTACTTATAACATGAGAGGAGTATCCGATAAAATAACAAGACGCTAA
- a CDS encoding M56 family metallopeptidase codes for MNWITYILQVNLYLIVTFGFYWLLLRKETFYNANRFYLLTASILSFAIPFWQSGIIQSWAVTAQVSTVVKTIPLAGFTVTNPAETPTWDWNLLLANIYFMGFGFGLLRFSIGLFKLQQLFSLSNLDGQAFSFFGKVFIDKKIDHYDVIKNHEEVHSKEFHSLDVFWFELLGALCWFNPVAHFMQKEIKLVHEYIADAKASEQLGSKKAYVKVLVSSHFKTNSNVLVNHFYNKSILKTRIMMLSKEKSKKKALLKYGLTAPLFLGMLVFAAACVNDNTELQPTIDLEQTTVVAYAPKKSLTEGQIFTAAEHNPEFPGGTSELYRHINREIIYPVEAQRASIEGRVFVKFVVRKDGTVGDATILKGLGFGLDEEVKRVIDTMPTWKPGTQDGKPVNVYFTMPFFFELEKEIDTNDLGNNTKQAPLLLADGKEIAFQDLEEYQKNNITESVEARVLEPKEAASKYGEKGKFGVIEISTI; via the coding sequence ATGAACTGGATAACATACATATTGCAGGTCAACCTATACCTAATTGTCACTTTTGGCTTTTACTGGTTGCTATTGCGAAAGGAGACTTTCTATAATGCTAATAGGTTTTACTTATTGACCGCTTCTATTTTGTCTTTCGCTATTCCTTTTTGGCAGTCTGGCATTATCCAGTCTTGGGCGGTTACTGCACAAGTTTCTACGGTGGTTAAAACTATTCCTTTAGCAGGTTTCACCGTGACAAACCCTGCTGAGACTCCTACTTGGGACTGGAACCTATTGCTTGCTAATATCTATTTCATGGGTTTTGGCTTTGGTTTATTACGCTTTAGCATTGGTCTGTTTAAACTTCAGCAGCTTTTTAGCCTTAGTAATTTAGATGGGCAGGCCTTCTCGTTTTTTGGTAAAGTATTTATTGATAAGAAAATAGACCATTATGATGTCATCAAAAACCATGAAGAAGTTCATAGCAAAGAGTTTCACTCTTTGGATGTTTTCTGGTTTGAGCTATTAGGAGCATTGTGTTGGTTTAACCCAGTAGCACATTTCATGCAAAAAGAAATAAAACTGGTACATGAATATATAGCTGACGCCAAAGCTTCAGAACAGTTAGGCTCTAAAAAAGCCTATGTAAAGGTGCTAGTAAGTTCTCATTTTAAGACAAATAGTAATGTTCTAGTTAATCATTTTTATAATAAATCAATCCTAAAAACACGCATCATGATGTTATCAAAAGAAAAGTCTAAGAAAAAAGCCTTATTAAAGTATGGCCTTACTGCCCCCCTATTTTTGGGTATGCTGGTATTTGCTGCTGCCTGTGTAAATGACAATACTGAGTTACAGCCTACTATTGATTTGGAACAGACCACTGTGGTGGCCTATGCACCAAAAAAGAGTCTCACTGAAGGACAAATATTCACCGCGGCTGAGCACAATCCAGAATTTCCGGGTGGAACTTCAGAACTCTATCGACACATCAATAGAGAAATCATTTATCCAGTTGAGGCCCAAAGAGCTAGTATCGAAGGTCGAGTATTTGTCAAATTTGTAGTAAGAAAAGATGGAACAGTGGGCGACGCTACAATCTTGAAAGGTTTAGGCTTTGGCCTTGACGAAGAAGTAAAACGCGTAATAGATACAATGCCAACTTGGAAGCCAGGAACTCAGGATGGAAAGCCTGTCAATGTATATTTTACGATGCCTTTCTTTTTTGAATTGGAAAAGGAAATTGATACAAACGACCTAGGCAATAACACAAAGCAAGCTCCCCTTTTATTGGCTGATGGTAAAGAAATCGCATTCCAAGATTTAGAAGAATATCAAAAGAATAATATTACCGAGAGTGTGGAAGCTAGGGTATTAGAACCGAAAGAAGCAGCAAGTAAATATGGCGAAAAAGGAAAGTTTGGAGTTATTGAAATAAGTACCATATAA
- a CDS encoding GNAT family N-acetyltransferase: MLKITQLNNENKKYFKELNIAWLEKYFYVEPKDIIQLTNPESEILDKGGYIFMACYNGKTVGTVSLLKVNHDTYELGKMAVDETMQSKGIGKQLLVHAITHAEILRLKKLVLYTNSILKPAISLYQKAGFRNIELGNSLYARSDIKMEKLL, translated from the coding sequence ATGTTAAAAATCACGCAGTTAAATAACGAGAACAAAAAATATTTCAAAGAACTCAATATTGCTTGGCTAGAAAAATACTTTTACGTAGAGCCTAAAGACATTATTCAACTCACTAATCCTGAGTCAGAGATTCTAGATAAAGGCGGCTATATATTTATGGCCTGTTATAATGGAAAAACGGTGGGTACCGTTTCCTTACTAAAAGTAAACCACGACACCTACGAATTAGGCAAAATGGCTGTTGACGAAACTATGCAAAGCAAAGGAATAGGAAAGCAACTGTTAGTTCATGCTATCACTCATGCTGAAATATTGCGTTTAAAAAAACTGGTTCTTTATACCAACTCTATTTTAAAACCCGCCATATCCCTTTACCAAAAAGCCGGTTTTAGGAATATAGAACTAGGCAATAGTCTTTATGCTAGGTCTGATATAAAAATGGAGAAATTGCTTTAA
- a CDS encoding GLPGLI family protein, whose translation MKKLIILFLLFSCTTTFAQKRSGTVQYKYTIDWKKIYQELSSLSQKEKDRIQLVYTKWESTSNNMDLIFNPTESLYTYGTSEEVARYSQRETDYVIYRNFEQKNIIELRETLGKSYLIEDDMPNQQWRIMNDLKEIQGHLCMKAVRTDTVKNQEIVAWFAADIPVSMGPELCYGLPGLILGLDIDDGNVIIEADKLELFDEPIKVELPKKMKGKAISPSDLDNKIMEHIKTSIAAKNNPYWSMRY comes from the coding sequence ATGAAAAAATTAATCATTTTATTTTTACTCTTTTCTTGCACCACCACCTTTGCCCAAAAAAGGTCAGGCACAGTACAGTATAAGTACACTATTGACTGGAAGAAAATCTACCAAGAATTATCCTCTCTAAGCCAAAAAGAAAAGGATAGAATTCAACTTGTTTACACCAAATGGGAGAGTACTTCTAACAACATGGATTTAATATTCAACCCAACGGAAAGCCTCTATACTTATGGTACATCAGAAGAAGTAGCTCGTTATTCTCAACGTGAGACAGACTATGTCATTTACAGAAATTTTGAGCAAAAAAACATTATAGAATTAAGAGAAACACTTGGCAAAAGTTACTTAATTGAAGATGACATGCCAAACCAGCAATGGCGAATTATGAACGACCTTAAAGAGATTCAGGGGCATTTATGCATGAAAGCAGTAAGAACGGATACCGTAAAAAATCAAGAAATAGTGGCTTGGTTTGCTGCTGACATTCCCGTTTCTATGGGTCCAGAATTATGTTATGGCCTGCCTGGTTTAATATTAGGACTAGATATTGACGATGGAAACGTCATCATTGAAGCTGATAAATTGGAGCTTTTTGACGAACCTATAAAAGTAGAACTTCCAAAAAAAATGAAAGGAAAAGCCATTAGCCCAAGTGACTTAGATAATAAAATAATGGAGCACATAAAAACTAGTATAGCAGCTAAAAATAACCCTTACTGGTCAATGCGATATTAG
- a CDS encoding peptidoglycan DD-metalloendopeptidase family protein — MYASITPFDLVPSNYITLDFSKENKELEDVNFEDIESFNAYVFDKLKAENVKMGIGGWLENRVVYNQISHFQGAEQRSHHLGVDIWMKAYSPIFCPENCTIHSYKNNEGNGDYGPTIVLKSLAANVYYLFGHLSLESIKGLQNRKVIKKGEHFAEVGPYPENGNWPPHLHFQVMNSMEGKMGDFPGVCAASELDHYKTICLNPYPFLDLPELD, encoded by the coding sequence ATGTACGCTAGTATTACACCTTTTGACCTAGTTCCAAGTAATTACATTACACTAGATTTCAGTAAAGAAAATAAAGAACTAGAGGATGTTAATTTTGAAGACATCGAAAGCTTCAATGCCTATGTCTTTGACAAATTAAAAGCTGAAAATGTTAAAATGGGCATTGGTGGCTGGTTAGAAAACAGAGTAGTTTATAATCAAATAAGCCATTTCCAGGGAGCAGAGCAGCGTTCGCATCATTTGGGTGTTGATATTTGGATGAAAGCCTATTCACCAATCTTCTGCCCAGAAAACTGTACCATTCATAGCTACAAAAACAATGAAGGTAATGGCGACTATGGCCCTACCATTGTTTTAAAATCATTGGCAGCCAATGTTTACTATCTTTTTGGTCACCTTTCATTGGAATCTATCAAAGGGCTTCAAAACAGAAAAGTGATAAAAAAAGGAGAGCATTTTGCCGAAGTTGGTCCTTACCCTGAAAACGGAAATTGGCCACCGCACCTACACTTTCAAGTTATGAATTCTATGGAAGGTAAAATGGGAGATTTCCCTGGGGTGTGTGCCGCTTCCGAATTAGACCATTATAAAACCATCTGCTTAAATCCTTATCCTTTTTTAGATTTACCTGAACTGGACTAG